A genomic region of Candidatus Zixiibacteriota bacterium contains the following coding sequences:
- a CDS encoding fumarate hydratase produces MREISVKDIISKVKDLCIDANYNLGEDVEKALKEAYQKEESPTSKETLNQIIENVQIAKQGEFPLCQDTGFAVVFVDMGDQVFVKDGNLFDAINEGVRQGYKEGYLRKSILGDPIERKNTGDNTPAVIHMNVVKGDKLKITVAPKGGGSENMSEVKMMKPSDGVEGVKEFVIDMVRRSGSNPCPPIIVGVGIGGTFEKCAEMAKRALLREVGERNPNPFYAKLEEELLEKVNKLGIGPQGFGGRVTALDVHVETYPCHIASFPAAVNIQCHAARHKEAVI; encoded by the coding sequence ATGAGAGAGATCTCAGTAAAGGACATCATAAGTAAGGTTAAAGATCTCTGCATTGATGCCAACTACAATTTAGGCGAAGATGTGGAGAAGGCTTTGAAGGAAGCATACCAGAAAGAGGAGTCCCCGACTTCAAAGGAGACTTTAAACCAGATTATAGAGAACGTGCAGATAGCCAAGCAGGGGGAATTCCCCTTGTGCCAGGATACCGGGTTTGCAGTGGTCTTCGTGGATATGGGGGATCAGGTATTTGTCAAGGATGGTAACCTGTTTGACGCAATCAATGAAGGGGTCAGGCAGGGATATAAGGAAGGATATTTGAGGAAATCCATTTTAGGAGACCCCATTGAAAGAAAGAACACCGGAGATAACACCCCTGCGGTCATACATATGAACGTGGTCAAGGGTGATAAGCTGAAGATAACAGTTGCTCCCAAGGGCGGCGGAAGCGAGAATATGTCCGAAGTCAAGATGATGAAACCCTCGGATGGTGTAGAGGGGGTAAAGGAGTTCGTCATCGATATGGTCAGAAGATCAGGCTCCAATCCCTGCCCGCCGATAATCGTCGGAGTGGGAATCGGCGGGACCTTCGAGAAATGCGCTGAGATGGCTAAAAGAGCCCTATTGAGGGAAGTGGGTGAAAGGAATCCGAATCCTTTTTATGCCAAATTAGAAGAGGAATTACTGGAGAAGGTAAACAAGTTAGGGATAGGCCCTCAGGGTTTTGGGGGGAGAGTGACTGCTCTGGACGTTCACGTAGAGACCTATCCCTGCCACATAGCCTCTTTCCCAGCCGCGGTCAATATCCAGTGTCATGCAGCAAGACATAAAGAGGCTGTTATCTAA
- a CDS encoding Fe-S-containing hydro-lyase gives MPEPKRITTPLTDQVVESLNAGDNVLITGELYTARDAAHKRMVEMLDRGEKLPFDLKGQLIYYVGPSPARPGKVIGSAGPTTSGRMNKYAPRILQAGSKGMIGKGEMGAAVSEALKKYKGVYFAAVGGAAALIAKSVISNDLVAWEELGAEAIRKYKVKDFPAIVVQDCHGGNLYQEGVKKYQRA, from the coding sequence ATGCCGGAACCTAAAAGAATCACTACCCCTCTGACTGACCAGGTGGTCGAGAGTTTAAATGCGGGAGATAATGTTTTGATCACCGGTGAACTGTATACAGCCAGGGATGCTGCTCATAAGAGAATGGTGGAGATGTTAGACCGGGGCGAGAAGTTGCCCTTCGATCTCAAAGGACAATTGATTTACTATGTCGGACCTTCCCCTGCCCGGCCAGGTAAGGTCATCGGCTCTGCCGGACCAACAACCTCTGGCAGGATGAACAAATATGCTCCCAGAATTCTCCAGGCCGGCTCAAAAGGGATGATCGGCAAGGGAGAGATGGGGGCTGCTGTATCAGAGGCTCTGAAAAAATATAAAGGGGTCTATTTTGCCGCAGTAGGCGGTGCTGCAGCTCTGATTGCCAAATCTGTCATTTCCAATGATCTGGTTGCCTGGGAAGAGTTAGGGGCTGAGGCGATTCGCAAGTACAAGGTAAAAGATTTTCCCGCAATCGTGGTTCAGGATTGTCACGGAGGTAACCTTTATCAGGAAGGAGTAAAAAAATACCAGAGAGCTTAG
- the rpmA gene encoding 50S ribosomal protein L27 → MAHKKGVGSSRNGRDSHGQRLGVKKFSGEKVLAGSILVRQRGTKIHPGLNVGMGKDDTLFARITGLVKFENKGRERKTVSVYA, encoded by the coding sequence ATGGCGCATAAGAAAGGTGTAGGTAGTTCCAGAAACGGAAGGGATTCACATGGTCAGAGATTAGGTGTTAAAAAATTCTCTGGAGAAAAGGTCTTGGCTGGCTCTATTTTAGTCCGGCAGAGAGGGACTAAAATCCATCCGGGACTAAATGTGGGTATGGGTAAGGATGATACTCTTTTTGCCAGGATTACAGGGCTGGTTAAATTCGAGAATAAGGGAAGGGAGAGGAAAACAGTTAGCGTTTACGCTTAA